The window CTACGCGCTGGGCTCCGCCATCGTCATCGCCATCGGCCTGGTCTCGATGAACACGATGATGATGGCCGCCCGCGAGCGCACGCGCGAGATCGCGGTCCTGAAGGCCCTGGGCTTCGCCGACCGCACCGTGGTCGGCCTGGTGCTGGTGGAGTCGCTGCTGATCACCCTCGCGGGCGGCCTGCTCGGGGCCGGCCTCGCGCGGCTGGTCTTCGGACTCACGGATTTCACGGCGGGCGGCTTCTTCCCCAGCTTCACGGTCACCGACGGCACCGTGGCGCAGGCGCTCGGCATCGCGCTCTTCCTGGGCGTGGTCAGCGGCGTGGCGCCGGCCTGGAACGCGGCGCGCCTGCACATCGTCGACGCACTGCGGCACACGGGGTGACGAGGATGCGACTGCCGCTGCAATACAATCTGCGCAACCTGGTCGTGCGCCGCACCATGACGCTGATGACCGCCGGCGGCATCGCCCTGGTCGTGGCGGTGCTCGTGCTGACCCTCGCGCTGGCCCACGGCTTCAGCGCCACCCTCGTCGCGACCGGCCGGGCGGACAACGCCATCGTGCTGCGCGGCGGCGCCACCAGCGAGATGATGTCGAGCCTCTCGCGCGAGTCCGCCCGCATCGTCGCGGCCGACCCGGCCGTGGCCCGCGGGCCGGACGGCGAGCCGCTGGCCCAGCCCGAGATGGTCGTGCTGGTGAACCTGGTGCGGCGCGGCGACCCGAGCGCCTCCTCGAACGTGTCGGTGCGCGGCGTCGACCCGCAGGTGTTCGCCCTGCGCCCCGACATCCGGCTGCGCGAGGGCCGGATGCTGCGGCCCGGCATGGACGAGGTGCTGGTCGGCCGCAAGCTGGACCGGCGCTTCGAGGGCTGCGGGCTGGGGGAGACGCTGCACATGGGCGGCCGCGACTGGCGCGTGGTGGGCACCTTCGACGCCGGCGGCAGCGGTTTCGATTCCGAGATCTGGGGCGACCGCGAAGCCTTCCTGCCGGCCTTCGACCGGGTCGAGTATTCCTCGCTGACCCTGCGCCTGACCGATCCCGCCCGTCTCGCCGACCTGCTGGCCCGCCTGGAGGGCGACCCCCGCGTGCGCGCCGAGCCGCAGATCGAGCGGGAGTACTACCGCCTCCAGTCCCAGCAGCTGGCCGGCGTGATCCGCGCCCTCGGCCTGTTCCTGGTGGTGGTGATGGCCGCCGGCGCCGTCTTCGGCGCGCTGAACACGATGTACGCCGCGGTCGGCTCGCGCAGCCGCGAGATCGCGACGCTGCTGGCCCTGGGTTTCCCGCCGCGGGCGATCCTGGCCAGCTTCCTGGTCGAATCGGTGCTGCTGTGCCTGATCGGCGGCGTGCTGGGTTGCCTGCTGGCCCTGCCCGTGCACGGCGTCTCGACGGGCACCACCAACTGGGCCTCGTTCAGCGAGGTCGCCTTCGAGTTCCGCATCTCCCCCGGCATCCTGGCCATCGGCCTGCTGGCGTCGGTCGTGCTCGGACTCGTCGGCGGCTACTTCCCCGCCCGCGCCGCGGCCCGGCGCACGGTCAGCGAGGCGTTGCGCGCAGGCTGACGAGGGTCCTTTCGCTTTGTTGAAATGATATTATCATGTAGGCGGATCGTTTTCGCCGCCCCCGCCGAACGGAGACCCCCATGCGGGTCCTGCTGGTTGAACCGCGCACGCCGGACACCTTCTGGAGCTTCCGCAACGCCCTGCCCTTCGTCGGCAAGCGCGCCTCGAACCCGCCCCTTGGCCTGCTGACCCTCGCCGGGTTGCTGCCGCGCACGTGGGACCTGCGGCTCGTCGATCTGAACTGCCGGCCCCTGCCGGCCGCGGACGTGCAGTGGGCGGACTACGTGCTCGTCAGCGCCATGCTGGCGCAGCGCGATTCGCTGCTCGAGGTGATCCGGACCTGCCGCGCGGCGGGCAAGCCGATGATCGGCGGCGGGCCGCTGTTCACCGCCGAAGCGGCCGACAATCCCGGCGTCGACCACGTCGTGGTGGGCGAGGCCGAGGAGACCGCGGCGGCGCTCGCCGCCGACATGGAGGCGGGGCGTGTTCGGCCCCTGTACGAGGCGCCGCGCTACCCCGACCTGTCGCTGACGCCCCTGCCGCGCTGGGATCTGATCGACCTGCGCGAGTACGCGACGATGTCGGTGCAGTCGTGCCGCGGCTGCCCCTTCGACTGCGAGTTCTGCGACGTGGTGGCGCTGAACGGGCACAAGCCGCGCTACAAGACGCCCGCCCGCTTCCTCGCCGAGCTGGACGCGCTGCGCGAGCGCGGCTGGCGCGGCCAGACCTTCCTGGTCGACGACAACTTCGTGGGCAATCCGCAGCGCTGCAAAGAGCTGCTGCGCGCCATGATCGATTGGCGCCGCGCGACGCGCGCGCGCATGACGTTCCTGACCGAAGCCTCGGTGAACATGGCCGAAGACCCCGAGTTGCTGCAGCTGATGGTCGAGGCCGGCTTCAAGAAGGTGTTCCTGGGCATCGAGACGCCGAGCGCCGAGAGCCTGCAGGAGTGCCACAAGATGCAGAACCTGCGCTGCGACCTGCCGACCGCCGTGCGCCGCATCCAGCACGCCGGCCTGGAAGTGATGGGCGGCTTCATCGTGGGCTTCGACAGCGACCGCACCGACATCTTCCAGCGGCAGTTCGAGTTCATCCAGAACGCCGGTGTGGTCACCGCGATGGTCGGGATGCTCCAGGCCATCCCGCGCAGCCGCCTCTACCGGCGGCTGGCCGGCGAGGGGCGTCTGCTGAACGACGGCGGCGGCGACAACACCAAGGCGACCTTCAACTTCGTGCCGAAGCTGGACCGCGAGTTCCTGATCGAGAACTACCGCCTGCTGATGCAGCGGCTCTACGAGCCGAACGCCTACTACCGGCGCGCCCGGATCCTGCTGGAC of the bacterium genome contains:
- a CDS encoding ABC transporter permease, giving the protein MRLPLQYNLRNLVVRRTMTLMTAGGIALVVAVLVLTLALAHGFSATLVATGRADNAIVLRGGATSEMMSSLSRESARIVAADPAVARGPDGEPLAQPEMVVLVNLVRRGDPSASSNVSVRGVDPQVFALRPDIRLREGRMLRPGMDEVLVGRKLDRRFEGCGLGETLHMGGRDWRVVGTFDAGGSGFDSEIWGDREAFLPAFDRVEYSSLTLRLTDPARLADLLARLEGDPRVRAEPQIEREYYRLQSQQLAGVIRALGLFLVVVMAAGAVFGALNTMYAAVGSRSREIATLLALGFPPRAILASFLVESVLLCLIGGVLGCLLALPVHGVSTGTTNWASFSEVAFEFRISPGILAIGLLASVVLGLVGGYFPARAAARRTVSEALRAG
- a CDS encoding B12-binding domain-containing radical SAM protein → MRVLLVEPRTPDTFWSFRNALPFVGKRASNPPLGLLTLAGLLPRTWDLRLVDLNCRPLPAADVQWADYVLVSAMLAQRDSLLEVIRTCRAAGKPMIGGGPLFTAEAADNPGVDHVVVGEAEETAAALAADMEAGRVRPLYEAPRYPDLSLTPLPRWDLIDLREYATMSVQSCRGCPFDCEFCDVVALNGHKPRYKTPARFLAELDALRERGWRGQTFLVDDNFVGNPQRCKELLRAMIDWRRATRARMTFLTEASVNMAEDPELLQLMVEAGFKKVFLGIETPSAESLQECHKMQNLRCDLPTAVRRIQHAGLEVMGGFIVGFDSDRTDIFQRQFEFIQNAGVVTAMVGMLQAIPRSRLYRRLAGEGRLLNDGGGDNTKATFNFVPKLDREFLIENYRLLMQRLYEPNAYYRRARILLDNHRARGPRAHLSRSDLQALAKSLWWMGIRERGRRAYWRFLTTTLLQHPDRIGLAVTLAITGRHFRIVAKAL